The following nucleotide sequence is from Meleagris gallopavo isolate NT-WF06-2002-E0010 breed Aviagen turkey brand Nicholas breeding stock unplaced genomic scaffold, Turkey_5.1 ChrUn_random_7180001927714, whole genome shotgun sequence.
gttggaggcaccactgagtacagaaatgacaccaccaggtccaGGGGTGGGGAAGAAATGGAGGAGGGCCTCAGATTACCAAAAAAGGCAGTGGTGACAAATAGGGAGACCacggccaggtgagggaggcacgtggagaaggctttgtgccgtccccgctcagagggcatcctcagcacagccctgaagatctgcacataggacacaacaatgaaaacaaagcacccAAATGCTAAAGAGGCACCGATCACAAGAAGCCAAATTTCTCTGAGGTAGGACTGTGAGCATgagagcttgaggatctgagggatttcacagaagaactgatccacagcattgccttggcagagaggcagtgaaaatgtgttggcagtgtgcagcagggaactgagaaccccagtgccccaggcagctgctgccatggtggcacaagctctgctgtccatcaaggtcccgtagtgcaggggcttgcagatggcaacgtagcggtcataggacatgatggtgagaatgcaatactctgctgacatgagaaagacaaacagaaaggtctgggcaacacatcctgcataggagatgtccctggtgtcccagagggcattggccatggctttggggagagtggtggagatgcagcccaggtcgaggagggcgaggttgagcag
It contains:
- the LOC109364843 gene encoding olfactory receptor 14J1-like; translated protein: MSYDRYVAICKPLHYGTLMDSRACATMAAAAWGTGVLSSLLHTANTFSLPLCQGNAVDQFFCEIPQILKLSCSQSYLREIWLLVIGASLAFGCFVFIVVSYVQIFRAVLRMPSERGRHKAFSTCLPHLAVVSLFVTTAFFGNLRPSSISSPPLDLVVSFLYSVVPPTLNPLIYSTRNQELRDAVRKMMPCSQFSRDKLLTCLYK